A stretch of Geobacter sp. DNA encodes these proteins:
- a CDS encoding response regulator, with translation MKVLIADDNVSVHRVLEALLKAWDYTVVSASDGIEAWNLLQQPDAPALVILDWMMPGMDGIDICRNLRSHSAPFPAYVILLTCRGHKEDIVAGLEAGADDYITKPFETEELRARIQVGRRYVELQQTLNERMHDLQRQKQELARSNRALKLLNESNQSLTRSDSENELLQSLCRDIVEIGGYRLAWIGFTEDKAELRFRPVAQSGFEEGALEAMRLAWSEADVAKSPVGKAIQSGRPAIVKDIFADRRYMHRQVDAASRGFSSLVAIPFTISPSAQGVLNVYAREPDAFDSKEVVLLTKLSENLAYGINAIRTAVDRRRMEEELQQERDQAQLYLDVAGVLIVALDRDGTITMINAKGCTILGCSQKEMLGENWFALCTSEEQAPVLQSEYDELMRGKREFREYFERTIVTRNGTERVLAIHASLLVNKDGTVAGLLFSGEDVTERKKAEEALRTSEENYRTLFDRMVSTSNAISAYRSSTGES, from the coding sequence GTGAAAGTACTGATCGCAGACGACAATGTTTCCGTGCACCGGGTGCTCGAAGCCCTGCTGAAGGCCTGGGATTATACCGTGGTCAGCGCAAGTGATGGCATTGAGGCATGGAACCTTCTCCAGCAACCAGATGCACCCGCACTTGTCATCCTGGACTGGATGATGCCCGGCATGGATGGCATCGATATCTGCCGCAACCTGCGCTCACACTCGGCACCTTTTCCCGCGTATGTAATCCTGCTTACCTGCCGGGGCCATAAGGAAGATATCGTTGCCGGACTGGAAGCGGGGGCCGATGACTACATAACCAAGCCTTTCGAGACGGAAGAACTGCGTGCACGTATCCAGGTCGGCAGGCGTTACGTGGAGCTGCAGCAGACGCTGAACGAAAGGATGCACGATCTGCAGCGGCAGAAACAGGAACTGGCCCGCAGCAACCGGGCACTGAAACTCCTCAACGAAAGTAACCAATCGCTTACCAGGTCTGACAGCGAAAACGAGCTTTTGCAAAGCCTCTGCCGGGATATTGTCGAAATAGGGGGCTACCGACTTGCCTGGATCGGTTTTACCGAAGATAAGGCAGAACTCCGCTTCCGACCGGTTGCCCAGAGCGGGTTCGAGGAAGGTGCGCTCGAAGCCATGCGTCTAGCCTGGAGCGAGGCAGATGTCGCGAAAAGCCCCGTGGGCAAAGCCATCCAGAGCGGGCGGCCGGCGATTGTGAAGGATATTTTCGCAGACCGGCGCTACATGCATCGTCAAGTCGACGCTGCCAGTCGTGGTTTCTCCTCACTTGTCGCCATTCCCTTCACCATCAGCCCTTCTGCCCAAGGTGTTCTGAACGTCTATGCCCGTGAACCAGACGCTTTTGACAGCAAAGAGGTTGTTCTGTTGACAAAACTTTCCGAAAATCTCGCCTATGGGATCAATGCCATCCGTACTGCCGTCGACCGTCGACGCATGGAGGAAGAACTCCAGCAGGAACGGGATCAGGCCCAACTCTATCTTGACGTAGCCGGCGTTCTCATCGTCGCGCTCGACCGAGACGGCACCATAACCATGATCAACGCCAAAGGGTGCACGATCCTTGGCTGCTCGCAAAAGGAAATGCTCGGAGAAAACTGGTTCGCTCTCTGCACCTCAGAGGAACAGGCCCCTGTCCTGCAAAGCGAATACGATGAACTGATGCGTGGAAAGCGGGAGTTCCGGGAATATTTTGAGAGGACCATCGTAACGAGGAACGGAACTGAACGGGTTCTGGCGATACATGCATCCCTGTTGGTCAACAAGGATGGCACTGTTGCCGGACTGCTCTTTTCCGGGGAGGATGTCACCGAACGGAAAAAGGCTGAAGAGGCGCTCCGTACCAGTGAAGAAAACTACCGCACCCTCTTTGACAGGATGGTAAGTACATCAAACGCCATCTCGGCATATCGTTCAAGTACCGGAGAGTCGTAA
- a CDS encoding AI-2E family transporter, with protein sequence MKSSMRNRQIITASALILMGVAFVALCYWLSAIVLPLFLAFIIAYILAPLVAWAEAKGVKRSIAVLGMFALISLIAGGISWFFLGSLSREFQAIQAALPDYASRLYSLIPQQVKVYLDIETPEKVYSHISTALATLRELPMGVYRDTFLVVQKAFATTLSLILTVLGYLIIPVYLYYFLKDLPRMWEGTLYLIPLPWRPWFVARVDEVQDVLAAFIRGQLSVCLILAVLYSIGLSLIGIDLAVMIGTLAGLAFIIPYLGTLIGIVLSVLMALLKFQDLLHPLLCLGWFALVQAFEGSVITPKIVGDKVGLHPLMIMIALLVGGQVAGILGMLLAVPLTAVCNVFGRSMIARYRESDFFAGDL encoded by the coding sequence ATGAAATCTTCTATGCGGAACCGTCAAATCATTACGGCCAGTGCGCTCATTCTCATGGGTGTCGCTTTCGTAGCGCTTTGCTACTGGCTATCGGCAATCGTCCTGCCACTCTTCCTTGCGTTTATCATTGCCTACATCCTTGCTCCTCTCGTTGCCTGGGCAGAAGCAAAAGGGGTGAAGCGCAGTATCGCCGTCCTGGGGATGTTTGCACTGATCTCTTTGATTGCCGGCGGGATTTCATGGTTTTTCCTCGGTTCGCTCAGCCGCGAGTTCCAGGCTATCCAGGCGGCCCTTCCCGACTATGCATCCCGGCTCTATTCACTGATCCCGCAACAGGTCAAGGTCTATCTCGACATCGAGACCCCGGAGAAGGTCTACAGTCACATCAGTACGGCTCTAGCCACCCTGAGGGAGCTCCCCATGGGGGTTTACCGCGATACCTTCCTGGTTGTCCAGAAGGCGTTTGCCACGACCCTCTCGCTTATTCTGACGGTCCTCGGTTACCTGATCATCCCGGTCTATCTCTACTACTTCCTGAAGGATCTGCCGCGGATGTGGGAGGGTACCCTCTACCTGATCCCGCTTCCGTGGCGGCCGTGGTTTGTCGCGCGGGTCGACGAGGTGCAGGATGTCCTTGCTGCATTCATCCGCGGACAGCTTTCGGTCTGCCTGATCCTGGCTGTGCTCTACAGCATCGGTCTTTCCCTGATCGGCATCGACCTGGCCGTGATGATCGGGACCTTGGCCGGGCTTGCCTTCATCATCCCCTATCTCGGCACCCTGATCGGGATCGTGCTGTCGGTATTGATGGCCCTGCTTAAGTTTCAGGACCTCCTGCACCCGCTGCTCTGTCTGGGGTGGTTTGCGCTGGTACAGGCGTTTGAGGGGAGTGTGATCACGCCGAAAATCGTGGGCGACAAGGTGGGGCTGCATCCCCTGATGATCATGATTGCGCTGCTGGTCGGCGGGCAGGTCGCGGGAATCCTCGGAATGCTGCTGGCAGTCCCGCTGACGGCCGTATGCAACGTCTTTGGCCGGTCGATGATTGCCCGTTATCGCGAGTCTGACTTCTTTGCGGGGGATCTATGA
- a CDS encoding cytochrome C — MNSRCCTILAAAVCMLFATVVHAKETKDISFTFKNADPVIFSHDLHLSKYNNNCKVCHNAIFNLKNRTRYTMADMEKTKSCGGCHSGVKAFSVASESDCIRCHTGKTRNITYKMKKATEVVFNHSLHIDKTKGKCRSCHNGKVITGKDKNVTMAEMEKGRTCGACHNGKGAFTVGGNCTRCHKGYQPRDITFSLKGITNAAFSHKFHLGMYQCNDCHTAIFPYKAGTLHRTMGEMEQGKSCGACHNGKDAFSSSGDCERCHAAFKPAPITFKNEGGEVIFNHAYHLNMYKCSNCHTKLFPFKVGVKKATMGDMEKGASCGGCHNDGKDAFSVKENCEKCHKM, encoded by the coding sequence ATGAATTCAAGATGTTGCACCATTCTAGCCGCTGCCGTCTGCATGCTGTTTGCCACCGTTGTTCATGCCAAGGAGACCAAAGACATCTCCTTCACGTTCAAGAATGCCGATCCGGTCATATTCAGCCACGACCTTCACCTCTCCAAATATAACAACAACTGCAAGGTTTGTCATAATGCCATTTTCAATCTCAAGAATCGCACGCGCTACACCATGGCCGACATGGAGAAGACCAAGTCGTGCGGAGGCTGCCATAGTGGGGTAAAGGCCTTCAGCGTCGCAAGTGAAAGCGATTGCATCCGCTGCCATACGGGAAAGACCCGCAACATCACGTACAAGATGAAGAAGGCAACCGAGGTCGTGTTCAACCACTCCCTGCACATCGACAAGACCAAAGGGAAGTGCCGCAGCTGCCACAACGGCAAGGTCATTACCGGCAAAGACAAGAACGTCACCATGGCGGAGATGGAAAAGGGCCGGACGTGCGGTGCCTGTCATAATGGCAAGGGAGCATTCACGGTTGGCGGCAACTGCACGCGATGCCACAAGGGCTATCAACCGCGCGATATCACCTTCAGCCTCAAAGGGATCACCAACGCCGCCTTCAGCCACAAATTCCATTTGGGCATGTACCAGTGCAATGACTGCCACACCGCAATCTTCCCGTACAAGGCCGGAACACTCCACCGCACCATGGGTGAAATGGAGCAGGGGAAATCATGCGGAGCCTGTCACAACGGCAAAGACGCCTTTTCCTCAAGCGGTGACTGCGAACGCTGCCATGCCGCTTTTAAACCGGCACCCATTACCTTCAAGAACGAAGGGGGCGAAGTCATCTTTAACCACGCCTATCACCTGAATATGTACAAATGCTCCAATTGTCACACCAAGCTCTTCCCGTTCAAGGTTGGCGTGAAAAAGGCCACCATGGGCGACATGGAAAAAGGCGCTTCCTGCGGCGGGTGTCACAATGACGGCAAAGATGCATTCAGCGTCAAGGAAAACTGCGAAAAGTGCCATAAGATGTAA
- the hfq gene encoding RNA chaperone Hfq, producing MAKAPFNIQDQYLNQSRKERVKIIVKLMTGETMEGYIKSFDNFSVLMEVQGDILIYKHAIATITSSDGTFKLHQ from the coding sequence ATGGCAAAAGCACCATTCAACATCCAGGATCAGTATCTGAACCAGTCCCGTAAGGAACGGGTTAAGATTATCGTCAAGCTCATGACCGGAGAAACCATGGAAGGGTATATCAAGTCATTCGATAATTTTTCGGTTCTCATGGAGGTGCAGGGGGATATCCTGATCTACAAGCATGCCATTGCCACCATTACATCGTCTGACGGTACCTTCAAGCTCCATCAGTAG
- a CDS encoding DUF4124 domain-containing protein, whose product MRNDLLYLCTLGLIVAVAAEVPAATYQWEDSKGGMHFTDNPDNIPKKYRGKVRELESIAPSATSIIPDTAPVQPSSSVTAGRAQDETVWRQRYASIRGELASIRERIATKKEKLQELRRQRTLFHKVSDRLAYNDLEREIGQDEDRVSQLEKELADLDVEAAREAVPLEWRK is encoded by the coding sequence ATGAGGAACGATCTGCTGTATCTATGTACGCTGGGGCTCATCGTGGCGGTTGCTGCCGAAGTGCCTGCTGCCACCTATCAATGGGAAGACAGCAAGGGTGGGATGCACTTCACCGACAACCCCGACAACATCCCGAAAAAATACCGGGGAAAGGTGCGTGAACTCGAATCGATTGCCCCGTCGGCAACTTCCATCATCCCGGATACGGCTCCAGTGCAGCCTTCATCATCGGTTACAGCCGGCAGAGCTCAGGATGAAACGGTTTGGCGGCAGCGATATGCTTCGATCAGGGGTGAACTGGCGAGCATCAGGGAGAGAATTGCGACAAAGAAGGAAAAATTGCAGGAACTGCGCCGCCAACGGACCCTCTTCCACAAGGTGAGTGATCGTTTGGCCTATAATGATCTGGAAAGGGAAATCGGGCAGGACGAGGATAGGGTCAGCCAGCTGGAGAAAGAGCTTGCCGACCTGGATGTTGAGGCGGCAAGGGAGGCCGTACCGCTGGAATGGCGCAAGTAG
- the mutL gene encoding DNA mismatch repair endonuclease MutL: protein MATRIRILPEQLANKIAAGEVVERPAAVVKELVENSLDAGAQEISVEIETGGKKSIRVSDDGCGLSREEALLALERHATSKLASDADLAAIATLGFRGEALPSIASVSRLTLASRERESVEGSEIYVEGGKIVSVKAHGMAAGTAIEVRNLFFNTPARLKFMRSAETEAGHVGELLTRLALSRPDVRMTYISDRRSQFRVLQGNLSDRVSSLLGSDVSQGLWPLETTEGSITVRGFISRPELSRSTTTYLYTYINGRFIRDRVVQHAILQAYRGVLERGRYPVVVLFMDIPPEEVDVNVHPTKHEVRFREQGRVHDVIQAAVENLLRTSPWTVRAAAASLTVASADRQLREARDTGVREALARYAALPVREQPSVFPVPPATSSRSFSSSVAQAAAPESMAGLPDNGGGYYSSLTVLGQFNAMYILCQDGTDLVLIDQHAAHERIAFQQLKAQFGQTGVEVQGLLFPETIELTFAESACVKEFADTLEKLGFELEAFGGTTSVIKGVPRMFAHLDYQRMLRDIVAELLQIGRSHAAVELADDLMACMACHSVVRGSRSLSVEEIRSLLRQMDQAEFAATCPHGRPVLCRFPLGDIERMFKRSKSGNP from the coding sequence GTGGCGACCCGGATCAGGATACTACCTGAACAACTGGCCAACAAGATAGCTGCCGGAGAAGTAGTGGAACGGCCGGCAGCGGTGGTGAAGGAGCTGGTGGAGAATTCCCTTGATGCCGGTGCGCAGGAGATTTCCGTCGAAATCGAAACCGGGGGGAAAAAGTCCATCAGGGTCAGCGATGATGGTTGTGGACTCTCGCGCGAGGAGGCTTTGTTGGCCCTGGAACGTCATGCGACCAGCAAGCTGGCCAGCGATGCCGATCTGGCCGCCATCGCGACGCTCGGGTTCCGCGGCGAGGCGCTCCCCTCCATTGCATCGGTTTCCCGGCTGACCCTGGCGAGTCGTGAACGCGAGAGTGTCGAAGGGTCGGAAATCTATGTCGAAGGTGGGAAGATTGTCTCGGTAAAGGCGCATGGCATGGCAGCAGGGACGGCGATCGAGGTGCGCAATCTCTTTTTCAATACCCCGGCCCGACTCAAATTCATGCGGAGTGCCGAGACAGAGGCGGGTCATGTCGGGGAACTGCTCACCAGGCTGGCCCTCTCTCGTCCCGACGTCAGAATGACCTATATCTCCGATCGACGCAGTCAGTTCAGGGTCCTGCAGGGGAACCTCAGTGATCGGGTTTCATCCCTGCTTGGCAGCGATGTCAGCCAGGGGCTCTGGCCTCTGGAAACCACGGAGGGCTCGATAACGGTTCGCGGGTTCATCAGCCGTCCCGAATTGAGCCGCTCTACCACCACTTATCTCTACACCTATATCAACGGTCGATTCATCCGTGATCGCGTGGTGCAGCATGCAATCCTCCAGGCCTATCGCGGCGTGCTTGAACGTGGGCGCTATCCCGTGGTGGTGCTTTTCATGGATATCCCACCGGAAGAGGTGGATGTCAATGTCCATCCGACAAAGCATGAAGTACGGTTCAGAGAGCAGGGCAGGGTTCACGACGTGATTCAGGCTGCGGTGGAGAATCTTCTGCGGACCTCCCCCTGGACTGTGCGGGCTGCTGCCGCATCCCTGACGGTTGCATCTGCTGACCGGCAACTGCGCGAAGCACGGGACACGGGTGTCCGTGAGGCGCTGGCACGTTATGCGGCTCTACCGGTCAGGGAGCAGCCATCCGTGTTCCCCGTGCCCCCTGCGACGTCCTCCCGGAGCTTTTCCTCTTCGGTGGCACAAGCTGCCGCCCCTGAGAGCATGGCCGGGTTACCGGACAATGGCGGCGGATATTACTCATCCCTGACGGTTCTAGGCCAGTTCAATGCCATGTATATCCTCTGCCAGGACGGTACCGACCTGGTGCTCATCGATCAGCATGCCGCGCATGAGCGCATCGCGTTCCAGCAGTTGAAGGCCCAGTTCGGGCAAACAGGGGTGGAAGTCCAAGGCCTGCTCTTCCCCGAGACCATCGAGCTGACCTTTGCCGAAAGCGCCTGTGTCAAGGAGTTTGCCGATACTCTGGAGAAACTGGGTTTCGAGCTTGAGGCATTCGGCGGGACTACCTCGGTGATCAAAGGGGTGCCGCGGATGTTTGCCCATCTCGATTATCAAAGAATGCTGAGAGATATCGTCGCAGAACTGCTGCAGATCGGACGCAGCCACGCTGCCGTTGAGCTGGCAGACGACCTGATGGCCTGCATGGCATGTCACAGCGTGGTGCGGGGAAGCCGTTCGCTTTCCGTGGAGGAGATCCGCAGCCTGCTCAGGCAGATGGATCAGGCTGAATTTGCCGCTACCTGCCCCCATGGCAGACCCGTCCTCTGCAGGTTTCCCCTGGGCGATATCGAACGGATGTTCAAACGCTCAAAGAGCGGTAATCCGTAA
- a CDS encoding DUF4102 domain-containing protein codes for MSDILTDLFIRNLKPAEKEYTRREKGGFGIRVHPSGKKTFFYLYRVDGRRRFLNLGDYPATKLKDARHDYEEARIKVKLLKHGRDEGSDPVEHRKSKKDDREERRKAHTMTELVTEYIERHAKRFKRSWQEDERILNREVVPAWGTRKAADINKRDVIHLLDGIVDRGSPAMANNSFQIIRKMFNYAVEKDILPYTPCAGIKLPSPKIARDRVLNAAEIKTLWNSLDNAAISDEIKRALKLILVTAQRPGEVIGMHASEIDGNWWTIPVERSKNKKTQRVFLTTMAKELIGSTDKKDFMFPCPHKMKKKAIDPHALAIAVHRNLEWPITDKEGKPLYGKDGKPATENKLGIGQFTPHDLRRTAATFMAEMGEMDEVIDAILNHSKQGVIRVYNQYRYDKEKQAALESWEKKMQSIITGIMGNVVSTSNRKKQSKSR; via the coding sequence GTGTCGGACATTCTTACCGACCTCTTCATCCGCAATCTCAAGCCAGCGGAGAAAGAATATACCCGGCGGGAAAAAGGTGGCTTCGGCATTCGTGTCCATCCCAGCGGGAAAAAGACCTTTTTCTACCTCTACCGGGTTGACGGGCGACGCCGGTTCCTGAACCTGGGGGATTATCCGGCTACCAAGTTGAAGGATGCCCGCCACGATTACGAAGAGGCTCGGATAAAAGTAAAGTTACTGAAGCATGGTCGTGATGAGGGCAGCGACCCTGTAGAACATCGGAAGTCTAAGAAGGATGATCGGGAAGAGCGGCGCAAGGCCCACACCATGACAGAACTTGTGACCGAGTATATTGAGCGCCATGCTAAACGATTTAAGCGATCTTGGCAAGAGGATGAACGCATCCTGAACCGCGAGGTTGTGCCCGCCTGGGGGACCCGGAAGGCTGCCGACATCAACAAGCGTGATGTGATCCACCTCCTCGATGGGATCGTTGATCGGGGTTCCCCGGCCATGGCGAACAATTCCTTCCAGATCATTCGCAAAATGTTCAATTATGCCGTAGAAAAGGACATTCTCCCTTACACGCCATGCGCCGGCATCAAGCTACCTTCCCCCAAGATCGCCCGGGATCGGGTGCTGAACGCCGCCGAGATCAAGACCCTGTGGAACAGTCTGGACAATGCCGCCATATCGGACGAAATCAAGCGGGCCTTGAAGCTGATACTAGTAACGGCGCAGCGTCCCGGAGAAGTTATCGGCATGCATGCCAGCGAGATTGACGGCAATTGGTGGACTATTCCCGTCGAAAGATCGAAAAACAAGAAAACACAACGGGTCTTTTTGACCACTATGGCGAAAGAGTTGATCGGCTCTACAGATAAGAAAGATTTTATGTTCCCCTGCCCCCACAAGATGAAGAAAAAGGCTATTGACCCGCACGCCCTGGCAATTGCCGTTCATCGTAATCTGGAATGGCCGATTACCGACAAGGAAGGCAAGCCGCTCTATGGCAAAGACGGTAAACCAGCCACGGAAAACAAGTTAGGGATTGGCCAGTTTACTCCCCACGATTTAAGGCGAACGGCTGCGACCTTCATGGCAGAAATGGGAGAGATGGATGAAGTCATTGACGCCATCCTGAACCACTCCAAGCAGGGGGTAATCAGGGTTTACAATCAGTACCGATACGACAAGGAGAAGCAGGCGGCACTTGAATCTTGGGAAAAAAAGATGCAGAGCATCATTACCGGAATAATGGGTAACGTCGTATCAACCAGCAATCGTAAAAAGCAATCTAAATCCAGATAG
- the miaA gene encoding tRNA (adenosine(37)-N6)-dimethylallyltransferase MiaA — protein MADPSSAGFPWAISNGCSNAQRAVIRKVETVVAEDCGGKARIVIIQGPTASGKSELAIRLAEQLDGEIINADSMQVYRGMDIGTAKPSPAMQQRVPHHLIDIVDPDVNFTAADFQRRASEAIDSIQRRGKHPIVVGGTGLYIRALLNGLMESPAGDEEYRRELKALAAQAGNEAVHRLLLAVDPATAAMLHPNDLVRVMRALEVFRQTGRPISELRQEHGFSGDHYRALKLGIRVERQELYRRIEQRVDRMMEDGLEHEVRQLLAAGFHADLKAMRAIGYRQICAYLAGSVPLEEAIALIKQETRHYAKRQDTWFKRDAEISWVDYQKSFASIVNYVIDFLSKGVCYGKSTIQHPGSVSEPVP, from the coding sequence ATGGCAGACCCGTCCTCTGCAGGTTTCCCCTGGGCGATATCGAACGGATGTTCAAACGCTCAAAGAGCGGTAATCCGTAAGGTGGAGACGGTCGTGGCAGAGGATTGCGGCGGGAAGGCACGGATCGTCATTATCCAGGGGCCGACGGCCTCGGGGAAGAGCGAGCTGGCAATCCGCCTTGCCGAACAGCTTGACGGCGAGATCATCAATGCGGACTCCATGCAGGTCTACCGCGGCATGGACATCGGCACTGCCAAGCCTTCACCGGCCATGCAGCAGCGCGTGCCGCACCATCTCATCGATATCGTGGACCCTGACGTGAATTTTACCGCTGCCGATTTCCAGCGCCGGGCCAGCGAGGCTATCGACTCGATCCAGAGGCGTGGGAAGCATCCCATCGTCGTAGGTGGGACAGGGCTCTATATTCGGGCACTTCTCAACGGTCTCATGGAATCTCCTGCCGGTGACGAGGAGTATCGCCGGGAATTGAAGGCCCTTGCGGCCCAGGCTGGGAATGAGGCTGTCCACCGTCTGCTTTTGGCTGTTGACCCGGCTACTGCTGCCATGCTCCATCCCAACGACCTGGTGCGGGTCATGCGGGCGCTTGAGGTCTTTCGGCAGACCGGCCGGCCGATATCCGAGTTGCGGCAGGAGCACGGTTTCAGCGGCGATCATTATCGGGCACTCAAGCTCGGCATCAGGGTGGAGCGACAGGAGCTGTATCGGAGGATCGAGCAGCGTGTCGACCGGATGATGGAAGATGGGCTGGAGCATGAGGTCCGTCAGCTGCTTGCCGCCGGCTTCCATGCCGACCTGAAGGCGATGCGGGCCATAGGCTATCGCCAGATCTGCGCGTATCTTGCCGGTTCAGTACCGCTGGAAGAGGCGATTGCGCTGATCAAGCAGGAAACCCGGCACTATGCCAAGCGTCAGGATACCTGGTTCAAGCGGGATGCAGAAATTTCCTGGGTTGATTATCAAAAAAGTTTTGCTAGTATCGTAAACTATGTGATTGATTTCTTGTCTAAAGGAGTGTGTTATGGCAAAAGCACCATTCAACATCCAGGATCAGTATCTGAACCAGTCCCGTAA
- a CDS encoding DUF512 domain-containing protein has protein sequence MKGLLIEEVMKGSVADELGIEPGDRLIAIDGHRLRDIIDFHYWASGDQLILDLERADGSLWECEVEDAMEQPLGLRFATPSPARCRNACVFCFVHQLPRGLRRPLYVKDEDYRLSFLYGNYVTLANVRKSELVRIKKQRLSPLYISVHATDSALRDRLLGRSGAPPILDIMQELASARIVMHTQVVLCPGLNDGAALEKTVRDLVELYPQVASLAIVPVGLTSHRTNLPRLSPVTTEYATAFIREWQPLAERLERELGEPFLFLADEFYLKAGLPFPEFSTYGEFPQLENGVGMVPLFRNEAAKVLRKARQLGNGSATVVTGLSALPVISEFLDALSVKTGVTLTPLAVENRLFGPSVTVTGLIAGGDIIAALQGRDVGDLLLIPDVMLKEGEGIFLDDLTVVDLQKATNARMVVVDTSPSGLYEAIRKRFRPKR, from the coding sequence ATGAAGGGGCTTCTGATCGAAGAGGTCATGAAGGGGAGTGTTGCTGACGAACTCGGCATAGAACCGGGGGATCGCCTGATCGCCATTGACGGCCATCGGTTACGCGACATCATCGATTTCCATTATTGGGCGTCCGGCGACCAACTCATCCTCGATCTGGAGCGGGCTGACGGGAGCCTCTGGGAATGTGAAGTGGAGGATGCCATGGAGCAGCCTCTGGGACTTCGCTTTGCGACACCCAGCCCGGCGCGGTGCCGCAATGCCTGCGTTTTCTGTTTCGTCCACCAACTTCCCCGCGGGCTGCGCCGTCCCCTCTATGTCAAAGACGAGGACTATCGCCTCTCCTTTCTGTACGGCAATTACGTCACGCTTGCGAATGTTCGCAAGTCTGAACTGGTTCGTATCAAGAAACAACGGCTTTCCCCGCTCTACATCTCCGTTCATGCCACTGACTCGGCTCTTCGCGATCGTTTGCTGGGGCGCAGCGGAGCTCCCCCCATCCTAGACATCATGCAGGAACTGGCATCCGCACGGATTGTCATGCATACCCAGGTGGTGCTCTGTCCGGGGCTCAACGATGGCGCGGCCCTGGAAAAGACGGTGCGCGATCTGGTGGAACTCTACCCGCAGGTCGCTTCACTGGCCATCGTGCCTGTTGGGCTTACGAGCCATCGCACCAATCTTCCCCGGCTGTCCCCGGTGACTACCGAGTATGCCACCGCGTTCATCCGGGAATGGCAACCTCTGGCGGAGCGCCTGGAACGGGAGCTCGGCGAACCGTTTCTCTTTCTGGCCGATGAATTCTATCTCAAGGCAGGGCTGCCGTTTCCCGAATTTTCCACCTATGGCGAGTTCCCACAGCTGGAAAACGGGGTGGGCATGGTGCCGCTTTTCCGGAACGAGGCTGCCAAGGTCCTGCGTAAGGCCCGCCAGCTCGGTAATGGCTCTGCAACCGTGGTGACCGGTCTATCTGCGTTGCCGGTCATCAGCGAATTTCTCGACGCCCTGTCGGTCAAGACCGGCGTGACGCTCACCCCGCTTGCGGTTGAGAACCGGCTTTTCGGCCCCAGTGTAACCGTGACCGGCCTTATTGCCGGGGGGGATATCATTGCTGCACTGCAGGGGAGGGACGTGGGGGATCTGCTGTTGATTCCCGATGTCATGCTCAAGGAAGGGGAGGGGATCTTTCTCGACGACCTGACGGTTGTCGATCTGCAAAAGGCGACGAATGCGCGAATGGTTGTTGTGGACACCTCTCCGTCAGGGCTCTACGAAGCCATCAGGAAACGGTTTCGGCCGAAGCGCTGA